In the genome of Fuerstiella sp., one region contains:
- a CDS encoding DUF1501 domain-containing protein → MLTIPGNRTSRFCDGVSRRSFLRIGSLGLGSVALPGLLSQQATAASGSQTRSVVMIYLPGGPTQHETFDPKPDAPSEIRGSFGPVSTNVPGVQFCELLPRLSRMADRFSVVRTLVGLENRHESFQCYTGRPGGRNEDSEPAGGWPTFGSVASSVLGPGRNGMVPFVDASPHMNYAPYRNQGLHDASTKISWPGFTGPTHVPFALEGDVRPDLVLNGIDSARLNRRRELLSSLTDIQRQIEGAGSDSFLKQAFGLLTAGQLAEALNLDAEPAQVRERYGVSQPTASGFGGAPQSPRHLLLTRRLVEAGVRCVTVAFGAWDWHGNRGGTVEYLSRKYLPVFDQAVSVFLQDLDERGLLATTTVIVWGEFGRTPRINPKGGRDHWPGTQSVLLAGGSVHGGRIVGKTDRVGGFPVERPVHVQEVFATLYGHLGIDTNNVKITDLNGRPRYLVDGNRQPISELM, encoded by the coding sequence ATGCTGACGATTCCTGGAAATCGAACAAGCCGTTTCTGTGACGGGGTTTCCCGTCGCAGCTTTCTGCGCATCGGTTCTTTGGGACTGGGCAGTGTCGCTCTTCCTGGTTTACTCAGCCAACAGGCGACAGCAGCCTCAGGCAGCCAAACCCGGTCTGTGGTGATGATCTATCTGCCGGGCGGTCCCACACAGCACGAGACATTTGATCCCAAACCGGATGCGCCGTCTGAGATTCGCGGGTCGTTTGGTCCTGTCAGCACGAATGTGCCGGGAGTGCAGTTCTGTGAACTGTTGCCCCGACTGTCCCGGATGGCAGACAGGTTTTCTGTCGTGCGAACGCTGGTCGGCCTGGAGAACCGCCACGAGTCCTTCCAGTGTTATACGGGACGACCCGGTGGCCGTAATGAAGACAGCGAACCGGCCGGGGGGTGGCCGACATTCGGATCGGTCGCTTCGTCGGTGCTGGGTCCGGGTAGAAACGGAATGGTTCCGTTTGTCGACGCCTCACCGCACATGAACTACGCACCGTATCGCAATCAGGGTCTGCATGACGCCTCAACAAAAATTTCATGGCCCGGGTTTACGGGACCCACGCATGTCCCGTTTGCGCTTGAGGGTGACGTGCGGCCGGACCTGGTTTTGAACGGTATTGATTCTGCACGGCTTAACCGGCGGCGAGAGTTACTTTCATCGTTGACTGACATTCAGCGGCAGATTGAAGGTGCCGGTTCTGACAGTTTCCTGAAGCAGGCGTTCGGGCTGCTGACAGCCGGTCAACTTGCGGAGGCGTTGAATCTGGATGCAGAACCCGCGCAGGTGCGCGAACGTTATGGTGTGTCGCAGCCAACCGCTTCCGGTTTTGGTGGTGCTCCGCAAAGTCCGCGGCATCTGTTACTGACACGGCGTTTAGTCGAAGCCGGAGTGCGATGTGTTACGGTTGCGTTCGGAGCATGGGACTGGCACGGGAATCGTGGAGGTACGGTCGAATACCTGTCCAGGAAATATCTGCCCGTATTTGATCAGGCTGTCTCGGTTTTTCTGCAGGATCTGGACGAACGTGGTCTGCTGGCCACGACCACTGTCATTGTCTGGGGTGAATTTGGACGTACACCACGCATTAATCCGAAGGGAGGACGTGACCACTGGCCTGGGACGCAGTCCGTGCTGCTTGCCGGTGGTTCGGTTCATGGTGGCCGCATTGTCGGCAAAACCGACCGGGTTGGCGGGTTTCCCGTCGAGCGTCCGGTGCATGTTCAGGAGGTATTTGCCACGCTCTACGGACACCTGGGCATTGATACCAACAACGTCAAAATTACCGATCTGAACGGTCGTCCGCGGTATCTGGTAGATGGCAATCGGCAGCCGATCAGCGAGCTGATGTAG
- a CDS encoding DUF1592 domain-containing protein, with amino-acid sequence MFDRRPVRSSGHSIRRFNIIVAACFVLLWGRNSIADGDSFTNQLVEQYSGQIVSLIQKYCAECHSATQSKGDLDLARFTTAEHVRGDTRVWQKVLRRLVDREMPPQDSSQPSPEERQQLIGWTDSYLKAVARRHAGDPGLVLMRRLTRAEYNYTIRDLTGVDLRPAEKFPEDSVAGEGFANTGESLIMAPELLPGYLDAARMVAAHTVLTPSGLRFAPIEGRANWTAALVDRLRSIYARYTSADGTLALNEYIEATLQFRERSQENEHLTLEQLAGRRDLSTTYVHKIWEALHDPEAASDVARLAGRWRSLQPGQGADLVREIILEQARYWRINQERTHMVGSIGVFGRYLIAQEKDPVDATGSSLPALSIIPRPQTANQPVSCAELFPPVFCFPAVVPINKDVTVDLFLRDDEPFGRLLLNASEKQELDRLWDELVFVAQSPIHELGNAEEILIHQLPNSSRTENIRRLKELIPKLTERSTEFRTSTLVAAQPRQLDAMVRIAVKAWRRPLESGEETALRKFYESLREEQQMLHEDAIRTLLVRILVSPKFLYRIERPVGQKQAVPISDWELASRLSYFLWSSLPDERLKILAAAGRLQDPVVLRSETERMLVDPRVQALSIEFAGQWLQTRGFAEHAGKSEVRFPTYTPDLRKTLGEEPVRFITDMIQNDRSVLELLRAQHTFLNEQLAHHYNIPGVEGDVWLRVDGVDRHGRGGLLAMGSVLARQSGALRTSPVLRGTWVVETLLGRHIPNPPDDIPQLTEDGANKAGLSMRQLVRQHRADSACAGCHEKIDPYGFALEQYDPVGRLRDYDASGNLVETRADLPDGSTLQGLNGLQNYLLDHKEEFLRQFSRKILGYALGRTIELSDETLLTEMYDQLVSNEYQFSAAVLTIIQSNQFCRHRGPVDTSEPSPP; translated from the coding sequence ATGTTTGATCGACGACCAGTCCGCTCGTCTGGACATTCAATCAGACGGTTCAACATCATCGTGGCGGCCTGTTTCGTGTTACTCTGGGGCCGGAATTCCATTGCTGACGGCGATTCTTTCACCAATCAGCTGGTGGAGCAGTATTCCGGACAGATTGTTTCTCTGATACAGAAATATTGTGCGGAGTGTCACTCGGCCACGCAGTCGAAGGGTGATCTTGATCTCGCTCGTTTCACCACAGCCGAGCATGTTCGTGGTGATACCCGAGTATGGCAGAAGGTGTTGCGTCGCTTGGTTGACCGCGAAATGCCGCCACAGGACAGCTCTCAACCGTCCCCCGAAGAACGTCAGCAGCTGATCGGCTGGACCGACAGCTACCTAAAGGCCGTTGCTCGCAGGCACGCCGGTGACCCAGGCCTGGTGCTGATGAGGCGACTCACTCGAGCTGAGTACAATTACACAATCCGAGATCTGACGGGTGTTGACCTGCGTCCTGCTGAGAAATTTCCGGAGGATTCGGTTGCCGGGGAGGGGTTTGCCAACACCGGTGAGTCACTGATCATGGCACCGGAACTGTTGCCCGGCTATCTGGATGCTGCACGGATGGTCGCGGCTCATACCGTGCTTACCCCCAGCGGACTGCGATTTGCACCGATCGAAGGTCGGGCGAACTGGACCGCGGCACTGGTCGACCGGTTGAGATCAATCTATGCGCGTTACACCTCTGCCGACGGAACTCTGGCACTCAACGAATACATCGAAGCAACGCTGCAGTTCCGTGAACGCAGTCAAGAAAACGAACATTTGACACTGGAACAGCTCGCCGGCCGGCGGGATCTGAGTACCACATACGTGCATAAGATTTGGGAAGCCCTGCACGATCCGGAGGCGGCGTCCGATGTCGCACGGCTGGCTGGACGCTGGCGTTCGTTACAACCGGGGCAGGGGGCCGATCTGGTCCGTGAAATCATCCTTGAACAGGCCAGGTACTGGAGGATCAATCAGGAAAGGACACACATGGTTGGTTCGATCGGGGTCTTTGGGCGATACCTGATTGCCCAAGAAAAAGACCCGGTGGACGCAACCGGCAGTTCCCTCCCGGCTTTGTCCATCATCCCGCGACCACAAACCGCAAATCAGCCAGTGTCATGCGCGGAATTGTTTCCACCGGTGTTCTGTTTCCCGGCAGTCGTCCCGATTAACAAAGACGTCACCGTCGACCTGTTTCTGCGTGACGATGAACCGTTTGGTCGTTTACTGTTAAATGCCTCTGAGAAACAGGAATTGGATCGGTTATGGGATGAACTGGTCTTCGTCGCGCAATCACCGATCCACGAACTTGGAAACGCAGAAGAAATCCTTATTCATCAGCTGCCGAACAGCAGTCGCACAGAGAACATTCGGCGACTGAAAGAACTGATTCCTAAGCTGACTGAAAGAAGCACCGAGTTCCGGACCAGCACGCTTGTCGCTGCACAACCACGGCAACTGGACGCCATGGTTCGAATTGCCGTGAAAGCGTGGCGACGCCCACTGGAATCCGGTGAGGAAACGGCGCTGCGTAAGTTTTACGAATCACTTCGCGAAGAACAGCAAATGCTGCATGAGGATGCAATCCGAACCTTGCTGGTGCGGATTCTGGTATCTCCGAAATTTCTGTACCGGATCGAGCGTCCTGTCGGACAGAAACAGGCCGTGCCGATTTCCGACTGGGAACTGGCCAGCCGCCTGAGTTATTTCCTGTGGTCCTCGCTGCCGGATGAACGGCTGAAAATTCTGGCAGCGGCAGGACGCCTGCAGGACCCGGTCGTCCTGCGCAGCGAAACAGAACGAATGCTGGTTGATCCGCGCGTGCAGGCACTTTCAATCGAATTTGCAGGTCAGTGGCTGCAGACTCGAGGGTTCGCTGAACACGCAGGAAAAAGTGAAGTCCGATTTCCAACCTATACACCTGATTTGCGCAAGACGCTGGGCGAAGAACCGGTTCGGTTTATCACAGACATGATTCAAAACGATCGATCGGTACTGGAACTCCTTCGTGCTCAACACACGTTCCTCAATGAGCAACTTGCACACCACTACAATATTCCCGGCGTGGAAGGTGATGTCTGGCTCCGCGTTGATGGTGTCGATCGTCACGGGCGCGGAGGCCTCCTGGCCATGGGCAGCGTACTTGCCAGGCAATCGGGAGCCCTCAGAACCAGCCCGGTGCTGCGTGGTACGTGGGTTGTCGAAACGCTGCTGGGACGCCATATTCCCAATCCACCGGACGACATTCCTCAACTGACGGAGGATGGGGCAAACAAAGCAGGATTGTCGATGCGGCAACTGGTCCGGCAGCACCGTGCCGATTCCGCCTGCGCAGGCTGCCATGAAAAAATCGATCCTTACGGATTTGCCTTGGAACAGTATGACCCCGTCGGTCGACTCCGGGATTACGACGCGAGTGGAAACCTGGTTGAAACCCGGGCAGATCTGCCTGACGGCAGCACGCTGCAGGGGCTGAATGGATTACAGAACTACCTGCTGGATCACAAAGAGGAATTCCTGCGCCAGTTCAGCCGTAAAATACTGGGATACGCACTGGGCAGAACAATCGAGCTTTCCGACGAAACCCTTCTGACAGAAATGTACGATCAATTGGTAAGCAACGAATATCAGTTTTCAGCGGCAGTGCTCACCATTATTCAAAGCAACCAGTTCTGCAGACATCGGGGACCAGTCGATACCAGTGAACCATCGCCACCCTGA
- a CDS encoding DUF1552 domain-containing protein: MKPRQSTLNSTCCPSAGTAGGREAQATGRRRSRRSILRGLGTGIALPWLESLPAWADENGKSRSNQPPVRFGCLFAGNGFVKDHWWAKGSGRDMELGRVLESVAPFKEKLNFIRGLYNEHARGCGIHSCMTGNLLTGSPLASGGRIRAGVSVDQMIAEHLEGQTKVPSLVLGCEKSYAGIHKGYSMIYSSHISWRAPTIPVPLELYPAAAFDRLFGSGGVRHADRSVLDAALADAHSVRRTISLSDRRKLDEFLNSVREIEQRINHVGREHRKDWQPTLRRPDMQRPDDKLPQDIDTHMSLMGELLVLAFQTDTTRVATLKLNNDHSAMRFPDIGVGYINHHLLSHQEQNPDWLKVNQYFVSHLARILERMDSIQEGERTLLDNSMIMFCSSMLTGSHDNSQLPVLLFGGAGGQLKTGRVLNYLNHDNRRMSSLYLSLMDRMGLELQEFGDSSQRLLEI; the protein is encoded by the coding sequence ATGAAACCCCGGCAATCGACTCTAAATTCCACCTGCTGTCCGTCCGCCGGCACAGCCGGCGGACGCGAAGCACAAGCGACGGGGCGCCGACGGTCCCGGCGATCAATTCTGCGTGGTCTGGGGACAGGCATCGCCTTACCATGGCTCGAGTCACTGCCCGCCTGGGCCGACGAAAACGGGAAGTCGCGTTCGAATCAACCACCGGTGCGATTTGGCTGTCTGTTTGCGGGTAATGGATTTGTCAAAGATCACTGGTGGGCCAAAGGCAGCGGCAGGGACATGGAATTGGGCCGTGTGCTGGAATCCGTCGCACCGTTTAAAGAAAAACTGAATTTCATTCGGGGACTTTACAACGAACATGCACGGGGCTGCGGCATACACAGCTGCATGACCGGCAATCTGCTGACCGGTTCTCCCCTGGCATCAGGTGGGCGCATCCGTGCGGGAGTGAGTGTCGACCAAATGATAGCTGAGCACCTGGAAGGACAAACGAAGGTGCCCAGTCTGGTACTGGGATGCGAGAAATCCTATGCGGGAATCCACAAGGGATACTCGATGATTTACAGCTCGCATATCTCGTGGCGTGCACCCACGATTCCGGTACCGCTGGAACTTTATCCGGCTGCCGCATTTGACCGGCTGTTTGGCTCAGGGGGTGTGCGTCACGCTGATCGCAGCGTACTCGATGCTGCATTGGCCGACGCACATTCGGTCCGGCGAACGATCAGTCTGTCCGACCGCCGCAAACTGGACGAATTTCTGAACTCCGTGCGGGAGATTGAACAACGAATCAACCATGTCGGCAGAGAGCACCGAAAAGACTGGCAACCGACACTCAGACGACCCGACATGCAGCGTCCTGACGACAAACTTCCGCAGGATATTGATACACACATGAGCCTGATGGGGGAACTGCTGGTTTTGGCTTTTCAGACCGACACAACCCGAGTCGCAACACTGAAACTGAACAATGATCATTCAGCCATGCGGTTTCCCGATATCGGAGTCGGCTACATCAATCACCACCTGCTTTCTCACCAGGAGCAAAATCCGGACTGGCTCAAGGTCAATCAGTATTTCGTGAGTCACTTGGCACGTATCCTGGAACGGATGGATTCGATTCAGGAGGGTGAGCGCACTCTGCTGGATAACTCCATGATCATGTTTTGCTCCAGCATGCTCACTGGTTCTCACGACAACAGCCAGTTACCGGTCCTGCTGTTCGGCGGCGCAGGCGGTCAGCTGAAAACCGGTCGCGTCCTGAACTACCTGAATCACGACAATCGACGGATGAGCAGTCTTTACCTGTCATTGATGGACAGAATGGGACTGGAGTTGCAGGAATTCGGCGACTCGTCACAGCGGTTATTGGAGATCTGA
- a CDS encoding arylsulfatase, which yields MRCTVPACQQNGCNQRQRYGLTGDTLRIDAIRPRITYYGLLSLQRFLNAHQTWSPCVTSEITRGHQPVQQYNTNLIEAQNMSVFRAPVCALLICLIFPQSTRSHTQSIEDDARPNIIYIMVDDLGYGDLGCFGQKIIQTPNIDRLASEGMKLTNHYAGHTVCRPSRLVLWTGQHVGHTGLTGNRPRSLTSTEPTVARLLQESGYTTGGVGKWALGHVERPEEIKNSGHPNLNGFDYWFGYMNQGNAHNFYPTFLWENDRQVTLPGNVLDPSPAARGRVSSRRVSYSHDFMTEAALNFVRNHHDVPFLLHIHWTIPHANNEGGRLTGDGMEIPSHGIYADRDWPNPEKGFAAMITYMDRDVGRLMQLLKQLEIENETLVIFTSDNGPHNEGGHSHEYFDSNGQLTGIKRSMHEGGIRVPTIARWPHHIVPDTISDHPSAFYDFLPTACELAGVRPPAKIDGISYLPTLLGRPAEQEKHEYLYFASEEGETSVGVRYGNWKLVKYGGNNTEPGSPQDWKLYNLVNDTAEQRDISAVHTDVTATILGLLKRDGLLHE from the coding sequence ATGCGTTGCACGGTCCCGGCATGTCAACAAAACGGCTGTAACCAAAGGCAGCGGTACGGACTTACCGGCGATACGCTGAGGATTGATGCGATTCGGCCGCGCATTACATATTATGGGTTACTTTCTTTGCAGCGATTCCTGAATGCTCATCAGACCTGGTCGCCGTGTGTGACCAGTGAGATCACGCGGGGTCATCAACCCGTTCAACAATACAACACCAACCTGATCGAAGCCCAAAACATGTCTGTCTTTCGTGCTCCTGTGTGTGCGCTGCTGATCTGTCTGATTTTTCCGCAGTCAACGCGAAGTCATACACAATCAATCGAAGATGATGCCCGTCCTAACATCATCTACATTATGGTTGATGACCTCGGCTACGGAGATCTCGGCTGCTTTGGACAAAAAATAATTCAGACACCCAATATCGATCGTCTGGCATCCGAAGGAATGAAGCTCACCAACCATTATGCCGGTCACACGGTCTGTCGCCCGTCTCGCCTGGTTCTGTGGACAGGGCAACATGTCGGACATACAGGATTGACCGGCAACCGGCCACGGAGTCTGACTTCGACCGAACCAACCGTTGCCAGGCTGCTCCAGGAGTCCGGATATACCACAGGCGGAGTGGGCAAATGGGCCCTGGGACACGTGGAACGTCCTGAAGAAATTAAAAATTCCGGGCATCCCAATCTCAACGGGTTTGACTACTGGTTCGGATATATGAACCAGGGGAACGCACACAATTTCTACCCGACGTTTCTGTGGGAAAACGACAGACAGGTGACGTTGCCAGGAAACGTCCTTGATCCGTCGCCGGCAGCTCGCGGCCGGGTGTCATCCCGGCGGGTGAGTTACTCCCACGACTTCATGACAGAAGCCGCCCTGAATTTTGTTCGAAATCATCATGATGTTCCGTTTCTGTTACACATCCACTGGACCATTCCGCACGCAAATAACGAAGGAGGTCGTCTCACAGGCGACGGGATGGAAATACCGAGTCACGGGATCTATGCCGACAGGGACTGGCCGAATCCGGAGAAAGGATTTGCGGCCATGATCACGTATATGGACAGGGACGTGGGACGACTCATGCAACTGCTGAAACAACTGGAAATCGAGAACGAAACTCTGGTCATCTTCACATCGGACAATGGTCCTCACAATGAAGGAGGACACAGTCACGAATACTTCGACTCAAACGGACAACTCACCGGAATTAAGCGATCCATGCACGAAGGCGGTATTCGGGTACCGACAATCGCCCGCTGGCCACACCACATTGTGCCCGACACAATTTCTGACCATCCCTCCGCCTTTTACGACTTCCTGCCCACGGCCTGTGAACTGGCAGGTGTCCGACCACCGGCCAAAATTGACGGAATTTCGTATCTGCCCACTCTTCTTGGCCGGCCCGCCGAACAGGAAAAGCATGAATACCTGTATTTCGCCAGCGAGGAAGGCGAAACCTCCGTTGGAGTGCGATACGGCAACTGGAAGCTGGTGAAGTACGGCGGAAACAACACCGAGCCAGGAAGTCCGCAGGACTGGAAACTTTATAATCTGGTAAATGACACTGCTGAACAACGTGACATTTCGGCAGTCCATACTGACGTAACAGCAACGATTCTCGGACTGCTGAAACGTGACGGCTTACTGCATGAGTGA
- the lpxK gene encoding tetraacyldisaccharide 4'-kinase, protein MRWQKAYFEIIAGDRQGMVARVIRGALRPAAWLYQYITACRNFCFHTGLRQSTRVDVPVISVGNLTTGGTGKTPIVACVVEQLQTLKRQPGIVSRGYRADATGINDEKRVLEHLCPGIIHLQNPNRVTASVQLIKEHDVDVVVLDDGFQHRQIARDLDMVLIDATNPFGYEFVLPRGLLREPLQGLQRAHMIVVTRCDQVPAAQLEMIEDQICYAAPQHKDRLARVSFRPVGFLCASGEKLPLSQIEAKRVMIVTAIGNPGAFEDTCRRLGAEIVCCRVFPDHHHYSQSDLESILRDAAKHRVTAVLTTLKDLVKIQPAQVQSDQEQEILILALQIATVFDSTKGEELLHSVLQEVLS, encoded by the coding sequence ATGCGGTGGCAAAAGGCATATTTTGAAATCATCGCCGGTGATCGGCAGGGAATGGTCGCCCGTGTCATCCGTGGAGCGCTGCGCCCGGCCGCCTGGTTGTATCAGTACATCACGGCCTGCAGAAATTTTTGTTTCCACACAGGATTGCGACAATCGACCAGGGTCGACGTGCCCGTGATTTCAGTTGGAAACCTGACCACCGGTGGAACCGGTAAGACCCCGATCGTGGCCTGCGTTGTGGAGCAGTTGCAGACACTCAAACGACAGCCGGGAATCGTCAGCCGAGGCTATCGCGCCGATGCGACCGGGATCAACGACGAGAAACGAGTGCTGGAGCACTTATGTCCCGGAATCATTCATCTGCAGAATCCCAACCGTGTTACTGCATCCGTTCAGCTGATCAAAGAACATGATGTGGATGTCGTCGTACTCGACGACGGTTTTCAGCATCGTCAGATTGCCCGAGACCTCGACATGGTTTTGATCGACGCCACAAATCCGTTTGGTTATGAGTTCGTCCTGCCGAGAGGTCTGCTGCGGGAACCACTGCAAGGGTTACAACGAGCTCACATGATTGTCGTCACACGTTGTGATCAGGTACCCGCGGCGCAACTGGAAATGATTGAAGATCAAATCTGCTACGCGGCACCGCAGCACAAAGACCGTTTGGCACGAGTCTCATTCCGGCCCGTTGGCTTCCTTTGCGCCAGTGGAGAAAAACTTCCACTGTCACAGATTGAAGCAAAACGTGTGATGATTGTGACAGCGATTGGCAATCCAGGAGCGTTTGAGGACACCTGTCGCCGATTAGGGGCAGAAATCGTCTGCTGTCGAGTGTTTCCTGATCATCATCACTACAGTCAAAGTGATCTGGAATCAATTCTTCGCGATGCAGCAAAACATCGGGTGACTGCCGTACTGACCACACTCAAAGATTTGGTCAAGATTCAGCCCGCTCAGGTTCAAAGTGATCAAGAGCAGGAAATACTGATTCTGGCACTGCAGATCGCAACGGTGTTTGATTCAACAAAAGGGGAAGAGCTTTTGCATTCCGTGCTCCAGGAAGTATTGTCATAG
- a CDS encoding VCBS repeat-containing protein gives MSVTNRLSSVIGIVLIFLFPGLLTAQTWVEDSYEHFADGQSDDAGQNLFVTRDGKLRTIHRFDLNQDGHLDLVFNSTHDTFTDISATLAHVSDEERVSQFELAVPGSQQVAVDDLDQDGFPDLVFCPNRSGVQHGRRFITIITGGEDGWPAHRSHGMLPAHDARRLVICDFNRDNRPDIAVLCGHAWLPGQPEGEIIRVFFGGEDGFLLSRRHELGIPGAIDLASGDFRGDGVQRLAVLTAQRVVFPDSEHTAEDLHLDTEQSTCLTISEVTNDAHLDLVVGTSQNQVFIYPGAADGLWKEAQVIRADSTSQVTVADLDADRRADLVLTHFSTARAGGGEAAGAAESTADFVNILWGHDDGFSNRHTLKLPIANAVATAAGDVNNDGYPDLAVAVHQGGKTLTTDSVIYLGTGHRRFRQIDSRLTTTGASDVAIVPAASDRRAGIVFCNSLGGTLHEEVPLTVYWGGATGFDRNNVWSIPFASGYESTACDLNNDGYVDLISVNSGHAGESALTDPHLGLNIFWGSADGFDIERRRTVLREIFLGTSNVADLNRDGYLDLALGQFYPSEPDGTPELIIYYGDASGFDRKRRVAIPSPGRSISTVIADFNHDQWLDIAVNSYEQDVVRIFHGSQHGFDATRQLRLTVHSAIDLETADLNADGYLDLIAGSYRDRLSDFHDTGTTIFWGNKSGFRPGNAQWLPGFTPIGHCVADFDSDGHLDLFSPNYHANATRESIPAYLFWGSPDGFTRNRRTPLICDSAHDAQAADYNHDGRLDLAVVCHGRDGGHNTVSRIFYNNGHRLRKATVETLPTNGPHWMWQEDMGHIYHRGWTHAYSSSVFTWNRPRNNGRFSFQADIPDGTQLLFSVRSASGKSQLTEQPWQTIDQSRFRVDPQHRVMQYQATFQSDNGDRYPVLDQVQIDLQ, from the coding sequence ATGTCTGTAACGAACCGTCTCTCATCGGTGATCGGTATCGTGTTGATCTTTCTGTTCCCCGGTCTGCTGACGGCTCAGACCTGGGTCGAAGATTCCTATGAGCACTTTGCGGACGGTCAGTCTGATGACGCCGGGCAGAATCTATTTGTAACCCGGGACGGGAAGCTGCGCACGATTCACCGCTTTGACCTGAACCAGGACGGCCATCTGGATCTGGTATTCAACAGCACACACGATACCTTCACCGATATCAGTGCAACTCTGGCACACGTATCAGACGAAGAACGGGTTTCACAGTTCGAACTGGCGGTTCCTGGAAGTCAGCAGGTCGCTGTCGACGACCTCGATCAGGACGGATTTCCGGATCTCGTATTTTGCCCAAATCGCAGCGGCGTCCAGCACGGTCGACGGTTTATCACAATCATTACCGGCGGCGAGGATGGCTGGCCCGCACATCGCAGCCACGGAATGCTGCCCGCGCACGATGCCCGCAGGCTGGTGATTTGCGATTTCAACCGGGATAACCGACCGGACATCGCCGTGCTATGCGGTCACGCGTGGCTGCCAGGTCAACCGGAGGGAGAAATCATTCGTGTGTTTTTTGGCGGCGAAGACGGTTTTCTGTTGTCCCGTCGACATGAATTGGGAATTCCCGGCGCTATCGATCTGGCCTCAGGAGATTTCCGCGGCGATGGAGTACAGCGACTGGCCGTACTGACAGCGCAACGCGTTGTCTTTCCTGATTCTGAACACACAGCAGAAGATTTGCATCTTGATACAGAGCAATCCACCTGTCTGACTATTTCAGAAGTCACCAACGACGCTCACCTCGATCTGGTCGTCGGAACCAGTCAAAATCAGGTCTTCATTTATCCTGGTGCAGCCGACGGTTTGTGGAAAGAGGCGCAAGTCATCCGTGCCGACAGCACTTCGCAGGTGACGGTCGCCGACCTCGATGCCGACCGACGTGCCGACCTTGTGCTCACTCATTTTTCCACAGCAAGAGCAGGTGGAGGAGAAGCAGCGGGGGCTGCCGAATCCACAGCGGACTTCGTTAACATACTCTGGGGACATGACGACGGTTTCTCGAACCGGCATACCCTCAAACTGCCGATCGCAAACGCGGTGGCAACTGCAGCAGGCGACGTCAATAACGACGGATACCCGGACCTGGCGGTTGCCGTTCATCAGGGCGGGAAAACTCTGACCACCGACTCAGTGATTTATCTGGGCACGGGACATCGCCGCTTCCGGCAAATCGATTCCAGGTTAACAACCACAGGGGCTTCGGACGTAGCGATTGTACCTGCCGCAAGTGACCGGCGGGCAGGCATTGTGTTTTGTAACAGTCTGGGCGGAACGCTTCACGAAGAAGTACCTCTGACCGTTTACTGGGGCGGTGCTACAGGATTCGATCGAAACAACGTTTGGAGCATTCCTTTTGCCAGTGGCTACGAATCGACGGCCTGTGATCTTAACAATGACGGCTATGTTGACCTGATTTCAGTGAATTCGGGACATGCAGGCGAGTCGGCGCTGACGGATCCTCATCTCGGACTCAACATCTTCTGGGGCAGTGCTGACGGATTTGACATCGAACGGCGACGCACCGTACTCCGTGAGATTTTTCTGGGAACCAGTAACGTTGCCGACCTGAACCGTGACGGTTATCTGGACCTGGCACTCGGTCAGTTTTATCCGTCCGAACCTGACGGGACTCCGGAATTGATTATTTATTATGGCGACGCTTCCGGTTTCGACCGAAAACGACGTGTCGCCATTCCGTCTCCCGGACGTTCGATCAGCACGGTCATTGCCGATTTCAATCACGACCAGTGGCTGGACATCGCCGTGAATTCGTATGAGCAGGACGTGGTCCGTATCTTTCACGGAAGCCAACACGGATTTGACGCCACCCGCCAATTACGTCTGACAGTCCACAGCGCGATTGATCTGGAGACAGCAGACCTGAATGCTGACGGTTACCTTGATCTGATTGCCGGCAGCTACAGAGACCGACTGTCAGATTTTCACGATACGGGAACAACAATTTTTTGGGGAAACAAATCCGGCTTTCGCCCCGGTAATGCTCAATGGCTTCCAGGGTTTACTCCAATTGGACACTGCGTTGCCGACTTCGACAGCGACGGCCATCTGGATCTGTTTTCTCCCAATTATCACGCCAACGCGACGCGCGAGTCGATTCCGGCGTATTTGTTTTGGGGAAGTCCTGACGGATTCACACGGAATCGGCGAACACCGTTGATTTGCGATTCGGCGCATGACGCACAGGCAGCAGACTACAACCACGACGGGCGACTTGATCTGGCCGTCGTCTGCCACGGACGCGACGGAGGACACAACACCGTCTCCAGGATCTTCTACAACAACGGGCACCGCCTGCGGAAGGCAACTGTGGAAACATTACCCACAAACGGACCGCACTGGATGTGGCAGGAAGACATGGGACACATTTACCATCGTGGCTGGACACATGCCTACAGTTCCTCAGTCTTCACATGGAACAGGCCGCGGAACAACGGTCGCTTCTCGTTCCAGGCCGACATCCCTGACGGTACTCAGCTTTTATTTTCGGTGCGATCAGCTTCCGGGAAATCGCAACTCACGGAACAGCCCTGGCAAACGATCGATCAAAGCCGATTCCGGGTAGATCCACAACATCGAGTCATGCAGTACCAGGCCACGTTTCAATCCGACAACGGTGACCGGTACCCGGTACTTGACCAGGTGCAGATTGATTTACAGTGA